In the genome of Arachis stenosperma cultivar V10309 chromosome 6, arast.V10309.gnm1.PFL2, whole genome shotgun sequence, the window GTCTAGTCAAATTGaacaactttttaaaaatttaaaagaaatctaattttaaaattttcaacatTTAAATATGCGTTCAAAAAATCTCTTTTCATAAGAAAAAAACGTCATTCTTCTCCTCTTCTAATGCGACATTGCTTCTCCTATCCCCCTATGTGTTTCACCTCTTCATTCCTTATCGCGCCACCATTCTCAACGGAATCCTCTCATACCGCATTGCTTACGCGTATCGACGTCTAAGCTCTTCTCGCAAAATGGCAATCTGTGCACTCCTTGATATCCAACATGTGGCGTCACCGACCCGGACCACCGTCGCACACATCGTCTTACGTTGTCGTGGTGCCGCCCACAAGAGTCTGACTACTGCAACAATGACGTAGAACGCAACAGCGTGGCCACTCTTCCATCTTCTCCGCAAACGAATGCACGCACGCACATATTTTGTTGCCGATTGCAGACGGATATCTAGATAAACATGGAATGTTTCTTTTGTTAAAATTCggatgtttctttttgtttaacTACAATGTAGGGTGCAATAAAAATGTCCAATAACACAAAAAATCATCCCACACACTTAATCAAATCTAACCCTagtttcattttttattttcacacagtaaaattcaaaaaacaccGCACACGCACTCTCCTTCCTCTTTCACTCCCACTCACATTGCCACTCTGATTCATACGATTGCGCCGCCGTCTCCCAATCGATATCgatgaatattttattttaaacgtatataatttttttaaaagtatccTAACGTTTAATTTCAATCaattttatttgtaaattttggaaattttagtattttttatttatttttatctattgaaattttttataattggaAACGATTAATACTGTGGTTTgagaaaaaagtaaaaattataaaatgaaacttttttagtgttttttataaattacaaaaattatatcataaataattattggttaaattatcaaaatttatattagaTGAAGAGTTAAATTTAATcgtaataaattaatttattttcactaataataatatgacACATAAAAATGGTATcttattctttaaaattaagagaattgaatagaatttattataaaaataaaatagacttaaaatatatattaactgatattaataaaaacttattatcttttaatttttttaaatctcGGTTAATAATAAGATGGAGGGCCAATTCAAAGCCTTCGGTTCCTCTTTACTATTATTAAGATCTTGTTTGATTTGTGTAGGTTATAAGGTATTCGACCAACCGCAGATATAGTTTCTGAAAGTACCACCTTTTAGTGGttgtttaatttgtatttagtgataataaaaaatagtcataaatatatttattaacaattaaatattaattatcttgtgatttatcattaaaattttttagtaatAACTATATAATTGttagatatttttaataattataaaaattacataattataattataaatataataataatgataaatatataattattaaaaaaataagccaaataaaatatataatgatgGTTATATTATATTGACACtaaaatttgataaataaatgtgatagatttttttttatcaaagataGAGAGATTCGAACCCACAACTTCTAAGTAAGTATAAAGAGATTATATCAGTTGAGCTAATAAACTATATTTTAAATGGCATAATTTTTTCATACTCATCTAAGAAATTGTGGATTAGAGTctttttatctttgataaaaaaaaaaatgtgatagatTTTTTGTTGAAGTGAGTTTAGATTGTTATTACAAATAAGAAAGGTTAACACTTATACATATGAAAGTAAAATTCTTCGTAATGATTCATGCAACCCATAGCTAGTGATGATGAAAAAGTTACATATACGTAACTCGCTACATTTACACATTGTTTGGATATGTGATGGAAaataagaggaaaaaaaaattattttttgtattatttagataaagaaaaaatgaatagaatttttttatttagatgaaaaaaaatataataaataaaattacattaatatttttatttatgttatatataaattataatttattaatatatttaaattatttttttaaaaaaataatcatctaaattaatttttaaaattttaatatattatctttattaacaaaaaatatttttttaaaaactaaaaaataggAGAGATGTATGTGTTTTTAGAtttcaaaatagaataaatttaaaattttcactatattaaataaaaagcaAAGTTATAATTTTGGCATTTATTGACATATTTTTCATCCATTTTTATCTTATGtatgaagaaaaaataattgaatgGCCCCACATtacttcttcctttttttttcattttctctcttaaatcaaacaataaaaattttaattatttatttatttttttatattttcttttcacTCATATtctttcaaattaaataatgtGTTAGAGCTAATCCAAATCCAAAGAATGCTTAAGCCACTAAACAACGATTTCCTTCCGGGTGGGGTATCCacataaaaagaaagaatagtAAAACATAACAGCTAACTCGAAAGGAATTAATGAATCCCTTCCCGGTGGGCGATATCAATCCAATAGACACGACATAACTTAAGGCAAGTGACATCACCGCCGCGCCAAGAAAGTAGCCGATGATCCCATCTGGCATTACAATAAAGATCATTATAGTTGCAAAGTAAAGGATTATAGCGTTGATCACTGATATATCAATGAAATCAGAGGCTCCCATGCTTGCTTTCCCCGCTATCCTTGGCACAGCAGCGGTGTTTGTAGAATTGATAGAGAATGATGAAGTAGTAGAGTTGAGATTATTGTTAGGCTGATAGGGTATACCAGGTGGATTCAATGCTGTCTGATAGACTGTGGTCAGTGAtgaatccaaaaaattttagaagtggggataaaataatataacaaaatataataaaaaatattaatattaatatatttagatatttaaattttagagtatattagttaattaaatttctaataaataaatataattaatacatCTAAAAGTATagtaatttagttaattttttttcattgcaATATTTCAGTAATATTGCATGAGCtacatttattattaatatttgtgCTTAGTCAAGCATTTAATATCTGTCAAATTACATTtatattgattattttttatatgatacaaaaaaaattataactcaatagctaaaaaatttataaaaaatataactcgaatgaactaaattaaattttgacaattttttattttggtgtctgaatttttttttttaaaattatgcgagaaagacaaaaaatttgtgaaaaaaataaaaattcaaatcaaacaaccacAATTATCTTTATACGTAGGTATAgacaaaataatatatttttctctattaaataaatattaaataattttttgatatttaattgaaaagttaacattttataatattatagtaaacatttttttaacgaaaacaatattatatgtatgtataaacaaaattaaattaaacaaaataataaaaaataaataaataatatatattataaaaaaagtattaaatactaataatctcatttatatttaaaaaattaagtttaaCTTTAGGcaattaaataattagatttttattagttattattaatatttattttgaatttatataatataataatttttattattgtattaatatctaataatataaatgttttttacacataatttttttaaaagtgtggggacaaataaattattataatgaGGGCAATTCTCTAAGCAcatatataattgttattagtttttaaaaaatttaatggGGGCAATTACCCTCACACTGCAACACATAGATCCGTTCCTCACTGTGGTTATAATAAGGCTTTGTTTGGTAAAGCTTTTCGAAGAGGTGCTTGTGCTTTTTAAAAGCTCAAGCTCCTCATTTTGTCtttggtaaataaaaaagatcatGTGCTTGTGTTTGCAGCTTTTAAAAGATCGGGATATTTTTGAAAGCACCTAAGATAGAGCTTTTTAAAGTTGGCTTgtgcttttcaaaatttaaaagtctaatataacctcatatgttaattaattttcaaatttaatacttgcatttatgtctattatagtatttttaaattttaaatgctATTTTACCAAATGCAATTGTTGTTGTTTGTGATTATTAAAAgcattttttaatttgatttaccaaacataaatgctacaacttttaaaaagccatcttttaaaagttaacttttataaactacttttgaaaagtaaaaattttaccaaactaAGTCTAAGAGCAGCAACTACCAATGGCTAGAACCAAAACCATCAATTCGAGGCCATTTTCGGCTCTTCTAGAGGAAGGTACTTCATAGGCTAAAGTGACAAAAGGAAAGAGACCAATGACTGATGAAGAACCACTAACCTCTCCTCTTTTTCGTTCAACGTCTCGTCCTCCAGGATGCTCAGCCCCTCTTCTTGTCATTCAAAAGGTACCAAAAAAGATCTTTCATTAACTTTGTGAAGGAACCTATTTACCCTGATTCTGTTGCCTTCAAATCTCATTTTGGTAAATGCTCTCATTCTTACTATGATCTTCTACATATATACGATTTTCTTTTAGTATGAATTTTGAGTTTCACAAACATATTATTTTCAAACAACTCCTGTACTCTACTTTTATTCCTGACCTAAAATTTTTGGCTGAAaaagtaatcaattttattaaaaattttagattctTGGATTGGAAAAGGCTTTTTGAAATTCGAAAATCTGTTCACCCTGATTTGGTCAGAAACTTCTATGCTAACATGCACTATAGTGAGACTTGTGTTCACTCATATATTAAGGGCTGCCAATTCTATTTGCACTAAGAAAATATTGGTGAATCCCTTACTTATTTTGATGTAGGAGTAAATGCCTATATTTCTGAAAAATGGGataataattttagaatttcACACAAAGATATTTTGGCCAACATATATGAGAACATATCCCTCATGGATGTTGTCACACCAAACCATAGAGCCTTTGGTCCTTCCAAAGCACAGCTTCACTATCTAATTACTCACATTCTACTGTCCCAAAATGGTTCATATCAAAGGGTTACTCTCTGTGATACCTTGGTCCTCTATGCTATACTCAACAAAATAGAAATTTCTTTTACTTACTTAATGATGCGCCATATGTTTGACTGTATCAAAAGTGATAAATATGTCTCCCTTTTATATGGAATATTTTCAACTTATATCTTTGAATATTTTGCTGTTGATCTGAGCAATGAGATCatagaagaaaaaatttcaTATTTCAATGGTGGTGGTGCAGTAAAACAAACTAAGGGTAAAAACGCAAAGACTACCAAGGACACTGGACACAGTTCTTGAAGAAGATGAGGAAGAAAGTCTTCCTCCTCCATCAACTATCGGGACATCTTCTTCTCATAAGTATCATGTGATGAATGGCATTGTTAAGGATGTTTTACATGAGTTTATCAACCTCACCAAACAGATGATCAACTCGAGCCAATAAACTAGGAAACTAGCTCTCCAAAATGAGAACTCATTTCAAAAATCTCAAAACTGGGTTGAAGTGTTACTCAAATATATAGACTCTTTGGATGATGAACAAGCCATGTTCGATCGAGAAAAAGATCAGTTTGAAACCGAAAATGAGTGATCTGATATCTAGCCTTATCTTATGTTGCTACCATTTGAAATACTGTCTCTAAAATActgttttattgcttttctgGTTCTTTAGATTTGAATATTGTTTATTATGAATGACTATAATAGTCATAGAGACTTAAACTTTAATATTGACACTCTTTTATGTTTTACACCTGTCTTTTGCATATTGATCTTTTTCTGCAGATTCATCTCTTCTTGATGACAAAAGAGGGAGTAAGTGGGTTAAAAATGAATTGAAATTTGTTGAAAACTGTTATGAAAAAGGGAGAGTAAAGTGTTTCGAAACTGTTATAAATTAAAGGCTGGTTGTAGtttaaaattctttattttttaaatttatcagTTACAGTTCTATTTATGCATATTACTCTGATCAGGCATACTGTTTTGctattgaataattgttgatctTAGCTCTTAATTATTGGTATCTGAATTCTTAGCTATAAGCTTTGATTATTGTTTTGGTCATGCTTTGAATTAGgatatgaaatttttaaaaatattagctCTGATTTATAATCATCTCAAAGTTGGTTATTGATtgtttagataaaaaattttgattttaattgtgATCAAACAGATTTTTTGAGACATAAAACTGtttgaatatattttaaatgttGGCATTATTTCTATGTAAGGATTATTCAAATCAGGTTGAGATAAACTAATATTAGGAGGACATTGTGATCAAAAGAAAGGGGAGTCTCAAATCATAgaaaatatcaaagaaaaattTCTAAAACTCCTCTCATTTTTTTCAATTCATTTTATAATATTTGTCATCAAGATAGAAATTGTTAagtttaaaaaactaaaatattgtTAAGATAATGATTAAATATTATTGGGTGATTTGTTTTGTTTAGTAGGTAGGAAATAATTTGATCACACTAGGCCCAAGAAGCATCAACTCAAGCCCAATATCAAGTTCAAATTAAACAAAGCATCATTCAAACACTTTTGATCTAAAGATTGAGTGGCTGAACTATaagaaagaaaggaataaaatagATAGGCCCATATTCAAACACAAGCCCAAACGGTGGTCCACATCCAAATTCATTCACTCTATTTAGTTTTTAACTAAGTGATTCAGTTTTCATTTCATTTGAACCATTTCACTTTATATCACCAAAATcaaattctttcttctttctcttctcttttctttaacATCACATCACGTGAACACTctgaaacaaaaagaaagaaaaaggaaactCTGAAACTAAGGGCACAAATGGAGAATAAAAATAAGCTTTCAATTTCAAGCAAGAAGAGAAGGTCAAAGGGGTTATGGCAAAAAGgcaaaatcaaatcaaaaggacaaatcacaaaaaaatattttcacaatTGTGTTTCATCAAGAAGTGTTGAAAAAATCCTCTGTGTTACAAGCACCGATTTGGAAAATGAAGACAGTGAAGATAAATGGTGCTCTGCTGTGAATCAAAGCTAAGAAAAATGACTTGGAGCCAAAATAAGAATGCACGACTCAGATTCAAGAGGTAAGATGAAAAAGGTTGAAAGAGAATATTGAAGGTATGGTTGCATGTTTGAGTTGGTCACTGCTTCTacactctctctctcctctgtCACGCTGTTGTTGTGTCTGATTTTTGGAAGAAGAAGACCAACAAGTGCTGAAGCAAGGTTTCAAGCACTGGAAACTTCACTCCTCTATTAAAGGGGTGAATGGCTAAAGATTGGAGAAAGGAGTGAGAGCACAACGTTTGGGTTTTCATAGCTCACTAAGCTGTttattcttctccttcatggttttcattgaaaatattattttttcaatctaGTCTTTCTGTTTTCAATGGTAAAAGACAAAATAGTGAAGTTTGTAAGTAAAAGTCATTTAGtgaaaaaaggcagagagttAGATTTGGAAAAAAAGTCTAAGTTtatttcaaaaagtttttataaGTGTTTCTGTTTTGTGTCATGATCCTGAGAGGATTCTCTTACAAGTTAGGTTAGCACTTCGTTGTGTAAAAGTTAGGATGAGTTCCTAGTCAAGTCTAGTTTGGATTAGAAACTGAATTTGTCCCAGCTAGGAGATTAGTTAGAATTCTAGTTAGGGAGGATTGATATATGTAATTCTATCGAAAGATAGTGAAATTTTGTCaatgttgtgatggagactggatatAGACTACATTGCACTGTGTAGTTGAATCAGAATACATTTGTGTGTCAttatcttttctcttctctgtttCTGATTTTGCATTATAAGAGACAAAACTAAAGTATCTCCTAATTCTATTATCCGGCAACACTTCTGTATAACACACCTTTTACATAACTCTGTTTTATCTTCTACCACATCAAAAGACAAaatcataattttattattttttactcaAAGTATTTCAACAAAACTCAAGATTGAAAGCAAAATACAAAAGAAGTCAAGATTCAACTCTCTTTTCTTTGTTAGTGATAAGTATGGATACCCCTATCATACTAAGAAAGTACAGTAAAAACAGGAAGATAAATAAAAAGGGACTAGTGAATTCCGTGGGCAATATCAATCCAATAGACTCGACATAACTTAAGACAAGAAACATCAACAGGATGCCAAGAAATTTGCCGATGATGCCATCTGGCATTACAATAAAGATCATTATATTTGCAAAGTGAAGGATCCCAGTGTTGATTACTGGtataaaaatgaaatgaaagtCTTCCATTCTTACTTCCCCGGCATTCCTTGGCACAGTAGCGGTGTTTGTAGAATTGAGAGAAAATGATGAAGTAGTAGAGTTGAGATTATTGTCAGGCTGACCACCTGGTGGACTCAGTGCTGTCTGATAGACGCTGGTTATAATAAGAGCAGTAACTACCAGGTATGCCTCACGTTGTTGTGAAGACACGTTATTTCTAATGCGACGAATAACTACTAGTCCTGGATTCCTTAACTTGGGATGACGGCCATGATTAGTTGCTGCCCCACGTTTTGCTTTAGCTCCCTCTAGTATTCTTTCAATCTCTGGATAAGAATGAGCTAGGTCTAATGCTGTTTGGTTCCAAGAATTCTTGGCATTTTTCTCCATCCTTTTAGTTCCAATCAATAACATAACAGCCTGGGTATTAGAGGTCCAATAAACAACACACTTATTTCACTATTTAAATACTTTTAATTCAATATTTTATTGCTATATATATACACCATGCATGCACAGCTAATTCTGAAAGATTTATTAGCGCCTCTAAACTCTAAAGACCAGGTATAGGAAAATTATACTTGTCAATAAAGTTTTTAGTAACGTAAATACACAGTTGTGCGTATATAATTATAAAGGTTAGTTAATAACccaaagtttttaattttttttccttacaAATTTGCTGTATAGTTATCTATCATTTGACTAAAAAGTGAATTAAGAGTATTAGTAAAGGaagtaaattaaacaaagaaaattttagttttttcaatacattaaatacataaaagcttacaaaatcaatatttactttgtatttatactattttattagTATTCTTAATTAGTGTTATTAAGATACCTAGCTATTAATCATGTATGAATCAATTTGTAATTATAGATAAAAACGAACAAACAATGCcagataattaataaaatttattatttttaactaacgTTTTAAAcctaaatattaaattttaaattaactatAAATCCCAGTAgcataaaattaaaacattgaCTATAAAATATGTTGGTCCTCGTACAGTCGTAcatctcaaaataatttttttataaacacAGTAGTCGATTCAAGACATTATTGTTTAGCATAGGTGgtatatatgtataaaaatggaagttatttaaataaagatgtcataaagatgtttttgtataaaagtgtgatttatttatttgaccacattttaaataaaaataacacttataacatattaaaatttaactctTTAATTCATCatctaaagatcaaaacaaaaattttCACATAAATACAATTATAAAACTTTCATTGGggtattcataaaaaatattgcAAGCATATATACCTGTGTATTACCGCAGATTGTTGCAAGGTGCAAAATGTTGTTGCCGTCTACAGTCGTCCTGTTCAGGATGGAGCGTTCTAAATCGTCTGCACCTTTGAAGGTGTTTTGTTTGAGCCAGTCAACTATTTCTTGAAGGGCACTCACGTTTCCACACCTTACGGCAATGTGGAGTGCAGTTTCCTTTCTTACATTCACATCCTTGATAGAATCCGGGCATATATCGAGGAAATCAGTTAGAAGCCTGATGCTTCCCTCAGAACCAGATTGGCACAGAAGATGCAAAGGAGTGAGGCGTTCCTTCCCTTCGACTCTGACAAGGTCTTTATTAATTTCTACAAGGCGATCAACCAGACTGTAATGATTGTTATGCAAAGCAACGTGAATGGGGCTCAATCCTTGCGGATTCAGCTTGAAACCAAATGAAGGTTTCATTCCCATAATCTCGATGGCAAACTCCATGTGCCCGGCAGAAGCAGCAATATGCAAGGGAGTGTTCACAAATGGAATTGCATCCAC includes:
- the LOC130934832 gene encoding ankyrin repeat-containing protein BDA1-like gives rise to the protein MANVGPLEQASTSRNITTLYQAIQQDSSILEGIDAMLEQAAISGNKLHPAIKHNPSILGEINAMLEQAATFKNINMLYLAIQQNPNILEKINAMLQQDTTSRNINMLYPAIQQNSSILEQVNTMLEHVATYRNINLLYQAIQQDPSILHVVDAMYELATTSENINMFYQAIQQNPNILEVVNAMREIVTFGNISVLSRAIEQNPSIQEEVNVMLKKAVTSTNMNMLYRAIQQNPSILEEVNAMLEQAATCKDINMFYRTIQQNPSILQVVNAMLVRAASFGNINMFYRAIQQNPNILEEVDAIPFVNTPLHIAASAGHMEFAIEIMGMKPSFGFKLNPQGLSPIHVALHNNHYSLVDRLVEINKDLVRVEGKERLTPLHLLCQSGSEGSIRLLTDFLDICPDSIKDVNVRKETALHIAVRCGNVSALQEIVDWLKQNTFKGADDLERSILNRTTVDGNNILHLATICGNTQAVMLLIGTKRMEKNAKNSWNQTALDLAHSYPEIERILEGAKAKRGAATNHGRHPKLRNPGLVVIRRIRNNVSSQQREAYLVVTALIITSVYQTALSPPGGQPDNNLNSTTSSFSLNSTNTATVPRNAGEVRMEDFHFIFIPVINTGILHFANIMIFIVMPDGIIGKFLGILLMFLVLSYVESIGLILPTEFTSPFLFIFLFLLYFLSMIGVSILITNKEKRVES